DNA sequence from the Oceanipulchritudo coccoides genome:
AGCTGTCTCCTCAGGAATCGGAGCGACGGAAAAACGGATTGTTCTGTTTCTCCTCCCCGACGGTGGTCGCCGGTCCATGCCCGGGGCAGAGGATTGTCTCATCGGGAAGGCTGAGAATCTTCTTACGGTTGTTCTCCAACGCCCGTTCATAAGCATTTGGCGCTCCACCCTGTGAGCAGCAGAAGAGCGAGTCGCCGACAATCGCCACCGGCTTTGAGAGCCCACTGACGACAAAAGTTGTTCCACCCGGGGAATGCCCATTGGTGAGGCGGCTCTCAATCTCGAGGCCGCCCACCCGGAAAATTCTGCCCTCGCAAAAATGATTTAAGCCCGACAAGGGCTCATTCTCATGAATCCACACGGGAGGATTTCCTGTTTTTTCAAGTAATTCCGAAAGGGCGTGGATGTGATCATCGTGCGAATGGGTTAAAAAAATCCGCTCAATCTTGATATCCAGACGCTGAATGTCGGCCAGCAGGGCACTGACATCGGCCCCCGGATCAAAGACCGCCCCCGATTTTGATTCTGAATCAAGAACGAGGAAGCTATTGACGGTCATTTCCTCGTATCCAGGAACCGGGAAAGGTGTTGTATAACCGGTCAGACCCTTCAGATCAACCGGCTCGGGACGCCAGGTTCCCTTGGCCAACTGCACAACAGACGGCCCATCCAGGTGGAGCTCCCTTGAGACAAGAAGACAAGCTTCCTCATCGAACTTGCCCTCCATCAGCGCGTTCAGGTCTTCAATTGATATGCCGGTTCTTTCACTCAGTTGCAGAAGGTCCAGTCCCAACCCCGAGGCGGCTTTTCCCAGCACATCCTCAAATCCGTCTTCGATACGTTCCGTCATCTTCATTCCTGAATGATTAGACAATTGCCGGTGCGTTGACAATACCATCCTTGAAACCCAGCTTGTCGAATCTGCATGGGCTACATCATTTCAACTTTATTCCCGGTCTTCGCAGTCCTTGGACTGGGCTACATTCTGGCTCGAAAGACATTCCTCTCGCGGGATTTTCTCAATGAGCTGAACCGGTTTGTGTATTATATCTCCCTGCCTGCACTGATTATTAACGGGCTGGCAACTGCACAAAGCCTTCCAAGCGGGACTGTTCCCACTTTCCTCATCTACATGGCGGCCACCTTTCTTGTGATTGGTGCCGCCTTTCTGACAGCGCGCCTGCTGAAGCTCCAGCGCTGGCAATTCGGGACCTTTATCCAAGCTTCATTCCGCGGAAACCTCGCCTTCATCGGCATCCCCGTCCTCGTCTACGCACTTCGGGATTACCCAAAGGAATTCGCGGCCGGTATTGTCGCCCAGGCCATCTTTGTCTTCGCCCCGACGATGATTTTCTATAATGTTGTTTCAGTCCTGCTGCTCATTGGTAGTCGCGATGGGGACGCCTCGGACAGAATGCGGGGCATGCTGAAAAGCATTGCCACAAATCCCCTCATTCTAGCCTCGGTGGGCGGCGTCATTCTTTTTCTGCTTCCCTTCAGCTTGCCGGAGCCGGTTTACAATACACTGGAGTTTGTCGGAAGGATAGCCGCACCGGCGGCCCTTATCTGTGTCGGGGGAGGCATGGCCGTGGTCTCCATGGAAGGCCGTTATCGGAGTGCAACATTTTCGGCCATTTTAAAAACAGCGGTAACCCCGCTTTTTGCATGGGTGATGAGCCTGCCGTTCAACCTTTCAAGCGAAACAACCCTCCTGCTCATGATCTTTGCGGCAACGCCGACGGCTGTGGCCAGCTATGTGATGGCCAAGGAACTGGACGGGGACGAGGCCATGGCCTCCGGGGGAATCGTCCTCAGCACGGTGTTTTCCATTATTTCCCTGAGTATTGTTGTCGGCCTGTTTTAACCAGCAGGGATGATGACCTAGCGCTCGAACCGCGTCCACGCCTCCGCCTTGGCGGAATTGACAGCTGTCTGGATGAACCGCATGCCCTCCACCCCGTCATCGACAGTCGGAAAATCGTAAGGGCCGCCAACAGAAACGCCTTCAACCGCATCCCGGATAGCTCGTGCGGCCTCCAGATAGATGTTGGCAAAGGCCTCGATAAAGGCCTCAGGATGTCCTGCGGGAATGCGGGAAAACTTGTTCGCTTCCTCGCTGAGGTAAGGGTTTCCGCGACGCAACAGCTCCCGCGGTGCTTCCGGGTACTTCATGAGCAAGTCATTGGGATATTCCTGTTTCCACTCAAGGGATGCCTTCTCGCCATAAACCCGGATGGTCAGGCTGTTCTCTTCGCCAACTGAAACCTGCGAGGCGTAAAGGACACCCTTGGCCCCGCCCTTGTAGCGGACGAGAATGTTTCCATCATCCTCGAGTTTCCTTCCCGGTACGAAGGAGGTGAACTCCGCACAGACCGCTTCCAATTCAAGCCCCGTGATGT
Encoded proteins:
- a CDS encoding MBL fold metallo-hydrolase codes for the protein MTERIEDGFEDVLGKAASGLGLDLLQLSERTGISIEDLNALMEGKFDEEACLLVSRELHLDGPSVVQLAKGTWRPEPVDLKGLTGYTTPFPVPGYEEMTVNSFLVLDSESKSGAVFDPGADVSALLADIQRLDIKIERIFLTHSHDDHIHALSELLEKTGNPPVWIHENEPLSGLNHFCEGRIFRVGGLEIESRLTNGHSPGGTTFVVSGLSKPVAIVGDSLFCCSQGGAPNAYERALENNRKKILSLPDETILCPGHGPATTVGEEKQNNPFFRRSDS
- a CDS encoding AEC family transporter, with amino-acid sequence MGYIISTLFPVFAVLGLGYILARKTFLSRDFLNELNRFVYYISLPALIINGLATAQSLPSGTVPTFLIYMAATFLVIGAAFLTARLLKLQRWQFGTFIQASFRGNLAFIGIPVLVYALRDYPKEFAAGIVAQAIFVFAPTMIFYNVVSVLLLIGSRDGDASDRMRGMLKSIATNPLILASVGGVILFLLPFSLPEPVYNTLEFVGRIAAPAALICVGGGMAVVSMEGRYRSATFSAILKTAVTPLFAWVMSLPFNLSSETTLLLMIFAATPTAVASYVMAKELDGDEAMASGGIVLSTVFSIISLSIVVGLF